The Limnochorda sp. LNt genome includes a region encoding these proteins:
- a CDS encoding sensor histidine kinase, whose protein sequence is MNRIAFKMAAAFALVAVLSVAAVGLAAHWAVQSQFGHYLFQRQAVPRQERGAAGEAAPPPPSDVPTWMLRRTMGPRWSEMLRLMMGLPERRFLDQVRSLLWTVGGGAALAGAGLGVLMASTMSRRLRELAGRALALAQAAHQAPPARGDEVDQLAEAFDTMEAALARKEAQRRRLLADIAHELKTPLAVVQANLESMLDEMAPPRPERIAALHTQVAMLSRLVNDLRDLALAEAGELSLHRRPTDLAELLEQAADLWRPRFEEMGARLVVEHETLPKAWVDGDRIGQVLANLLSNAVRHLPGEGGWVRLRLRAGGTPDRPEAIVTVEDNGPGIPPESLPYLFDHLFRADHSRSRQTGGSGIGLSVVKSVVQAHGGRVWAANRPEGGAAFGVVLPLRPVPPAPAASSRAPSAKSMGRPALEADEDPATNLG, encoded by the coding sequence ATGAACCGCATCGCGTTCAAGATGGCCGCAGCCTTCGCGCTGGTGGCCGTGCTGTCGGTGGCCGCCGTCGGGCTGGCGGCCCACTGGGCCGTCCAGTCCCAGTTCGGCCACTACCTCTTCCAGCGGCAGGCCGTGCCGCGCCAGGAGCGCGGGGCCGCCGGCGAGGCCGCGCCGCCGCCACCCTCGGACGTACCGACCTGGATGCTGCGGCGCACCATGGGCCCCCGCTGGTCCGAGATGCTGCGTCTCATGATGGGACTGCCCGAACGCCGCTTCCTCGACCAGGTCCGCAGCCTGCTCTGGACGGTGGGAGGGGGAGCCGCCCTGGCCGGGGCAGGCCTGGGCGTCTTGATGGCCTCGACGATGAGCCGGCGTCTGCGGGAGCTGGCGGGGCGCGCCCTGGCCCTGGCGCAGGCGGCCCATCAAGCCCCGCCGGCTCGCGGCGACGAGGTGGACCAGCTGGCCGAGGCCTTCGACACCATGGAGGCGGCGCTGGCTCGCAAGGAGGCCCAGCGTCGCCGGCTACTGGCCGACATCGCCCACGAGCTCAAGACGCCCCTGGCGGTGGTGCAGGCCAACCTGGAGTCGATGCTGGACGAGATGGCGCCCCCGCGTCCCGAGCGGATCGCGGCGCTGCACACCCAGGTGGCGATGTTGAGCCGACTGGTCAATGATCTGCGAGATCTGGCGCTGGCGGAGGCGGGCGAGTTGAGTCTGCACCGCCGCCCCACGGACCTGGCCGAGCTGCTGGAGCAGGCGGCCGACCTGTGGCGGCCGCGTTTCGAGGAGATGGGGGCACGGCTGGTGGTGGAGCACGAGACGCTGCCCAAGGCCTGGGTCGACGGGGACCGCATCGGTCAGGTGCTGGCCAACCTCCTCAGCAACGCGGTGCGCCACCTGCCGGGCGAGGGCGGCTGGGTACGGCTCCGGCTACGCGCGGGCGGGACGCCCGACCGCCCCGAGGCCATCGTGACCGTGGAGGACAACGGGCCAGGCATCCCGCCGGAGAGCCTGCCCTACCTCTTCGACCATCTCTTTCGCGCCGACCACAGCCGCAGCCGCCAGACAGGGGGCAGCGGCATCGGGCTCTCCGTCGTCAAGTCGGTGGTCCAGGCGCACGGCGGGCGCGTCTGGGCAGCCAACCGCCCCGAGGGGGGCGCGGCGTTCGGTGTCGTGCTGCCCCTGCGCCCCGTACCACCAGCGCCCGCGGCCTCCTCCCGAGCCCCGTCGGCCAAGTCGATGGGCAGGCCAGCCCTCGAGGCCGACGAGGACCCGGCGACGAATCTCGGGTGA
- a CDS encoding SpoIIE family protein phosphatase yields MGRPPLWWVETVAEALLAWSLVRLWGPLVARLGEGDPAGASRDRASSQDGEPLPLDGPVAVQRGAGLVLGTALVVAGLERLGLGPVQPAAVAVGYLTLVVSTTLGATPAVAVSVVSGLMLGIADPRWVPYGLLQAAAAVACAAATGAWRLWPALCLVGVTAAGGLLAPTERWALAALAHAGAAALLFVVTPARTLARWERLARRLVGPSWTPSAPSAPAGRLAVAWLGRRLSQGVSRTERVVEALRAAYETAAADSSALGPDPAGYVGMVQERACEGCPSFGHCWEDGAQASLLDVLAYLERAEARGRAEPAMMPPGLARRCIRPVKLAEAVEDAARTMAALQAARHQSDRQARRLLAQVDAARGILQTLARMAVTQAAALDFEGAQRLARYLAREGMACREVVVGGTGARREALVALVGTCRGHQRCARSLERLLGEYEGVPWMAASVQCRHGADRDGGDGCEVHLVRRPVWDLEIALATRTRDGEICSGDSFARLQVGPALVGLVLSDGMGSGPEAARESETAVRLAEAALAAGAGAAEAIQVANAVLLARAPDERFATLDVTLVDLVTGELELAKAGAYPTLVACASGVERIEGRALPAGIVAAVDVEPIRRPLEDGTVVVMVTDGAGELGDAAEGCLVGALEALRTKASEGLAAEAMLQRVMERLDRMAAGRWPDDVTVALVTARQLDLAGVPAYTGAGAKRPARATASAGR; encoded by the coding sequence GTGGGGCGCCCCCCCCTGTGGTGGGTCGAGACGGTGGCGGAGGCGCTCCTTGCCTGGAGCCTCGTGCGGCTGTGGGGGCCGCTGGTGGCGCGGCTGGGTGAGGGGGATCCGGCTGGGGCGTCCCGAGACCGTGCGTCGTCGCAGGACGGAGAGCCTCTCCCGCTGGATGGGCCGGTGGCGGTGCAGCGGGGAGCGGGGCTGGTGCTGGGCACGGCCCTGGTGGTGGCAGGGCTGGAGCGCCTGGGGCTCGGGCCCGTGCAGCCGGCGGCCGTGGCGGTGGGCTACCTGACGCTGGTCGTGAGCACGACCCTGGGGGCGACGCCGGCGGTCGCGGTGAGCGTCGTGAGCGGGCTCATGCTGGGGATAGCCGACCCCCGCTGGGTGCCGTACGGGCTGTTGCAGGCGGCCGCCGCGGTGGCCTGCGCGGCGGCCACCGGCGCCTGGCGCCTCTGGCCCGCGCTCTGCCTCGTGGGCGTCACGGCGGCCGGAGGCCTGTTGGCTCCTACGGAGCGGTGGGCGCTGGCCGCCCTGGCGCATGCGGGGGCGGCGGCCTTGCTCTTCGTGGTCACCCCCGCCCGCACGCTGGCACGGTGGGAGCGCCTTGCCCGGCGACTGGTGGGCCCCTCCTGGACTCCGTCCGCGCCGTCGGCCCCGGCGGGCCGCCTGGCGGTGGCGTGGCTGGGGCGGCGCCTCTCCCAGGGGGTCTCGCGCACCGAGCGGGTGGTGGAGGCGCTGCGCGCGGCCTACGAGACGGCGGCGGCCGACTCGTCGGCGCTGGGTCCCGACCCTGCGGGCTACGTCGGCATGGTACAGGAGCGGGCATGCGAGGGGTGTCCCTCGTTCGGCCACTGCTGGGAGGACGGCGCGCAGGCGAGCCTGCTGGACGTGCTCGCTTATCTCGAGCGAGCGGAGGCCCGCGGCAGGGCGGAGCCGGCGATGATGCCGCCGGGCCTCGCCCGACGCTGCATACGGCCGGTCAAGCTGGCCGAGGCCGTGGAGGATGCGGCTCGCACCATGGCAGCCTTGCAGGCAGCCCGTCACCAGTCGGACCGCCAGGCCCGTCGCCTGCTGGCCCAGGTCGACGCCGCCCGGGGCATCCTGCAGACGCTGGCCCGGATGGCCGTGACGCAGGCCGCGGCTCTGGACTTCGAGGGAGCCCAACGCCTGGCCCGGTACCTGGCCCGCGAAGGCATGGCGTGCCGTGAGGTGGTGGTGGGAGGGACGGGGGCCCGGCGCGAGGCCCTGGTGGCCCTCGTGGGGACCTGCCGAGGGCACCAGCGCTGTGCCCGCAGCCTCGAGCGGCTGCTGGGGGAGTACGAGGGCGTCCCATGGATGGCTGCCTCGGTGCAGTGCCGCCACGGCGCGGATCGGGATGGGGGCGACGGCTGCGAGGTGCACCTGGTGCGCCGGCCCGTGTGGGACTTGGAGATAGCCCTGGCCACGCGCACCCGGGACGGCGAGATCTGCAGCGGCGACAGCTTCGCGCGGCTGCAGGTCGGCCCGGCTCTGGTGGGCCTCGTCCTGAGCGATGGAATGGGGAGCGGGCCGGAGGCGGCCCGTGAGAGCGAGACGGCCGTGCGGCTGGCCGAGGCGGCGCTGGCGGCCGGCGCGGGGGCCGCGGAGGCGATCCAGGTGGCCAACGCGGTGCTCCTGGCGCGAGCGCCGGACGAGCGGTTCGCCACGCTGGACGTGACGCTGGTGGACCTGGTGACGGGTGAGCTGGAGCTGGCCAAGGCCGGGGCCTACCCCACGCTGGTGGCGTGCGCAAGCGGCGTCGAGCGGATCGAGGGGCGAGCGCTTCCTGCGGGCATCGTCGCCGCGGTGGACGTGGAGCCCATCCGCCGGCCCCTGGAGGACGGCACGGTCGTCGTGATGGTGACCGACGGGGCCGGCGAGCTGGGGGACGCCGCGGAGGGCTGTCTGGTGGGGGCCCTGGAGGCGTTGCGCACCAAGGCGTCGGAGGGCCTGGCGGCGGAGGCGATGCTCCAACGGGTGATGGAGCGCCTCGATCGCATGGCCGCCGGCCGGTGGCCCGATGACGTGACGGTGGCCCTGGTGACGGCCCGTCAACTTGACCTTGCTGGGGTGCCGGCATATACTGGGGCTGGTGCCAAGCGGCCCGCGAGGGCGACGGCGTCGGCAGGCAGGTAG
- a CDS encoding SPW repeat domain-containing protein, whose protein sequence is MWQNWVNVVVGVLLIIVPWFVQSLDSLKWVSVIGGIIVAVAAYWANTQAQAKTGS, encoded by the coding sequence GTGTGGCAGAACTGGGTCAACGTCGTCGTTGGTGTCCTGTTGATCATCGTGCCGTGGTTCGTACAGAGCCTCGACTCGCTCAAGTGGGTCAGCGTCATCGGCGGGATCATCGTCGCGGTAGCCGCGTACTGGGCCAACACCCAGGCACAGGCTAAGACGGGCAGCTGA
- the tilS gene encoding tRNA lysidine(34) synthetase TilS: protein MPSPSVGLDGQEASRLRRTPLFRSLARAVEHHRMLGRSDGVLVALSGGPDSSALLHALLLLAPRLQLRVQAAHVHHGIRGASADRDAEAARALASRLAVPFRRIDVDVRTYAHAQGLSLETAARQLRLEALERTAREEGCRRVALGHTADDQAETVLMWVLRGTGPAGLAGIPPVRGVFVRPLLGVWRREVLAYCRAAGLRPVEDETNRSPRFLRNRIRLEVLPYLESTVRPGVRRALVRLASVALDEQEYMRARVDEVWRRIATPGEGGRLELDARALGGLHPALGRRILVRAYEEVSGGHRGALGLVHIEALWTAVARGRGGVELQLPGRIVTRLMRGRLVLERVATLRAKGPTGREPESRGPACYNDSGNAGRRASARRDASERRT from the coding sequence ATGCCGAGCCCATCGGTAGGGCTGGACGGACAGGAGGCGTCCCGTCTCCGAAGGACCCCCCTGTTTCGCTCGCTGGCTCGAGCGGTGGAGCATCACCGCATGCTGGGACGCTCCGATGGCGTGCTGGTGGCGTTGTCGGGGGGGCCTGACTCGTCGGCGCTCCTGCACGCGCTGCTGCTGCTGGCGCCTCGGCTGCAGTTGCGGGTGCAGGCCGCTCACGTCCACCACGGGATCCGAGGAGCGTCGGCGGACCGGGACGCCGAAGCCGCCCGGGCCCTCGCGAGCCGCCTCGCGGTGCCGTTTCGGCGGATCGACGTCGACGTGCGGACCTACGCGCACGCTCAGGGCCTCTCGTTGGAGACGGCGGCCCGGCAGCTCCGGCTCGAGGCCCTGGAGCGGACCGCCCGGGAGGAGGGGTGCCGGCGCGTGGCGCTCGGGCATACCGCCGACGACCAGGCCGAGACGGTCCTGATGTGGGTGCTCCGCGGGACGGGACCGGCCGGGCTGGCCGGGATTCCACCCGTCCGGGGCGTCTTCGTGCGCCCGCTGCTGGGGGTCTGGCGGCGCGAGGTGCTGGCCTACTGTCGGGCCGCCGGTCTCCGACCGGTCGAGGACGAGACCAACCGGTCGCCCCGTTTCTTGCGCAATCGCATCCGGCTCGAGGTGTTGCCCTACCTGGAGTCGACGGTGAGGCCGGGGGTGCGCCGGGCCCTGGTGCGCCTGGCGTCGGTGGCCCTCGACGAGCAGGAGTACATGCGAGCTCGCGTCGACGAGGTGTGGCGGCGAATCGCCACGCCTGGTGAGGGCGGCCGGCTGGAGCTGGACGCGAGGGCTCTGGGCGGCCTCCATCCCGCCCTGGGCCGACGCATCCTCGTGCGGGCCTACGAAGAAGTGTCGGGCGGGCACCGGGGCGCCCTGGGCCTGGTCCACATCGAGGCCCTGTGGACGGCGGTGGCACGGGGACGCGGCGGCGTCGAGCTGCAGCTGCCTGGCCGCATCGTGACCCGGCTGATGCGGGGGCGGCTCGTCCTGGAACGCGTCGCGACCCTCCGCGCGAAGGGGCCGACGGGCCGTGAGCCGGAATCGAGAGGCCCTGCGTGTTATAATGACTCTGGGAACGCAGGGCGCCGGGCGAGTGCCCGGCGCGACGCGTCTGAGCGGAGGACGTGA
- the ftsH gene encoding ATP-dependent zinc metalloprotease FtsH — protein MNRFLRGISLYLLVAIVLIAIVSTFYSPSESRRQLEYYQFTRLLEQGQVANVRFIGDQRLEGTLKDGSGFVTYIPANTGQEVMRRLEERGVPVSAEPPPNPPWWLNLLPNLLTLVVFVGIWLFILNQMQGGSNRAMSFGKSRARLHTEERTKVTFADVAGLEEAKQELQEIVEFLKHPRKFVEMGARVPKGILLVGPPGTGKTLMARAVAGEAGVPFFSISGSDFVEMFVGVGAARVRDLFETAKKNAPCIVFIDELDAVGRQRGAGLGGGHDEREQTLNQLLVEMDGFEPNSGIIVMAATNRPDVLDPALLRPGRFDRKVLVDRPDVEGRYEILKVHSRNKPMAPDVDLKLLARRTPGFVGADLENVMNEAAILAARRGKKRIGMDELEEAIDRVIMGPERRRRVIRPQDKKVLAYHEAGHALVAHFLPNADPVHKVTIVGRGLAGGYTMVLPDEDKLVETRSELLDRLAHILGGRAAEELAFAEVSTGAQNDLEQATKLARQMVMAWGMSDRLGPLTFGRQHEDLIFLGRDIARDRNYSEQVAAAIDEEVRRLIEEAYDKARTILQEQRDALERVVSALMERETLNREAFVAVVEGRALPEPGEAAGAEAGKQPAQPERGERRRLREQEGLLEPPATKQQPRPAEG, from the coding sequence ATGAATCGATTTCTCCGCGGCATCAGCCTCTATCTGCTGGTGGCCATCGTACTCATCGCCATCGTCAGCACCTTCTACTCCCCCTCCGAGAGCAGACGGCAGCTCGAGTACTACCAGTTCACCCGCTTGCTGGAGCAGGGGCAGGTGGCCAACGTCCGGTTCATCGGGGATCAAAGGCTGGAGGGCACGCTGAAGGACGGCTCCGGCTTCGTCACGTACATCCCCGCCAACACCGGCCAGGAGGTCATGCGACGCCTGGAGGAGCGCGGCGTACCGGTCTCGGCCGAGCCGCCGCCCAACCCGCCCTGGTGGCTCAACCTGCTGCCCAATCTGCTGACCCTCGTGGTCTTCGTGGGGATTTGGCTCTTCATCCTCAATCAGATGCAGGGCGGCTCCAACCGGGCGATGTCGTTCGGCAAGAGCCGGGCCCGGCTGCACACGGAGGAGAGGACCAAGGTCACCTTCGCCGACGTGGCCGGATTGGAGGAGGCCAAGCAGGAGCTCCAGGAGATCGTCGAGTTCCTCAAGCATCCTCGCAAGTTCGTCGAGATGGGCGCCCGGGTGCCCAAGGGCATCCTGCTGGTGGGCCCGCCGGGCACCGGTAAGACGCTGATGGCACGGGCGGTGGCCGGTGAAGCGGGGGTGCCCTTCTTCAGCATCAGCGGCTCCGACTTCGTGGAGATGTTCGTCGGCGTCGGCGCGGCCCGGGTGCGGGACCTCTTCGAGACGGCCAAGAAGAACGCCCCCTGCATCGTCTTCATCGACGAGCTGGACGCGGTCGGACGGCAACGGGGCGCCGGCCTCGGTGGCGGGCACGACGAGCGGGAGCAGACGCTCAACCAGCTGCTGGTGGAGATGGACGGCTTCGAGCCCAACAGCGGCATCATCGTGATGGCCGCCACCAACCGACCCGACGTGCTGGACCCGGCGCTGTTGAGACCCGGCCGCTTCGACCGCAAGGTGCTGGTGGATCGGCCCGACGTCGAGGGACGCTACGAGATCCTCAAGGTCCACAGCCGCAACAAGCCGATGGCGCCTGACGTCGACTTGAAGCTCCTGGCCCGTCGCACGCCTGGCTTCGTGGGGGCCGACCTGGAGAACGTGATGAACGAGGCGGCCATCCTGGCGGCCCGCCGCGGCAAGAAGCGCATCGGCATGGATGAGCTGGAGGAGGCCATCGATCGGGTCATCATGGGGCCCGAGCGGCGCCGCCGGGTCATCCGCCCGCAAGACAAGAAGGTGCTGGCCTACCACGAGGCCGGCCACGCGCTGGTGGCGCACTTCCTGCCCAACGCCGATCCCGTTCACAAGGTGACCATCGTCGGGCGGGGACTGGCCGGCGGCTACACCATGGTGCTCCCCGACGAGGACAAGCTGGTGGAGACCCGCTCGGAGCTGCTGGATCGCCTGGCCCACATCCTGGGCGGGCGGGCGGCCGAGGAGCTGGCCTTCGCCGAGGTGAGCACGGGGGCCCAAAACGACCTGGAGCAGGCCACCAAGCTGGCCCGCCAGATGGTGATGGCCTGGGGCATGAGCGACCGGCTGGGGCCGCTCACCTTCGGGCGACAGCACGAGGACCTCATCTTCCTGGGCCGCGACATCGCCCGGGACCGCAACTACAGCGAGCAGGTGGCGGCGGCCATCGATGAGGAGGTCCGCCGCCTCATCGAGGAGGCCTACGACAAGGCCCGCACCATCTTGCAGGAGCAGCGGGACGCCCTGGAGCGGGTGGTCTCCGCCCTCATGGAGCGGGAGACCCTCAACCGGGAGGCATTCGTGGCCGTCGTCGAGGGCCGCGCCCTGCCGGAGCCCGGCGAGGCGGCGGGGGCGGAGGCCGGCAAGCAGCCGGCCCAGCCCGAGCGAGGCGAGCGCCGGCGCCTGCGGGAGCAGGAGGGGCTGCTGGAGCCGCCGGCCACCAAGCAGCAGCCGAGACCTGCCGAGGGCTAG
- a CDS encoding S1C family serine protease — translation MELERRRGRWRRLVGFALLAVVSFLVGSLVTTVVDMRLAAQSPAPQASTANLPQAVAVEAPGIGNPYILADIAEQVSPAVVFVSATFPQTPQVTRDPFFEFFFGQIPAPEQSSAGTGFIISEDGYILTNQHVVGNVGDNQKITVKISTPDFTGEVPAQLMGTSYSLDLAVLKIDKPRGLARLPVVKLGDSDRTRPGEWVIAIGNPYGEQLEHTVTVGVVSAKGRQIRVYDRDAGRWRQYQNLLQTDAAINPGNSGGPLVNIAGEVIGINTAVNAQGQNIGFAIPINEAKQVLEGLIAQAGQPQRRPYMGVLLEDIDSRLARYLGLPDTNGALISTVVSGSPADKAGLRVYDVIRRMGQREIKTADDVITELDRYKPGDEVLLQVFRNGRTVTVVLTLGERPANS, via the coding sequence GTGGAGTTGGAGAGGCGACGCGGCCGGTGGCGTAGATTGGTGGGCTTCGCGTTGCTGGCCGTCGTGAGCTTCTTGGTGGGCTCGCTCGTCACCACCGTGGTCGACATGCGCCTGGCGGCGCAGAGTCCGGCACCTCAGGCGTCGACCGCGAACCTGCCCCAGGCGGTGGCAGTCGAGGCCCCCGGCATCGGCAATCCGTACATCCTGGCCGACATCGCCGAGCAGGTGAGCCCCGCGGTGGTCTTCGTGTCGGCCACGTTTCCCCAGACGCCCCAGGTGACCCGGGACCCGTTCTTCGAGTTCTTCTTCGGGCAGATTCCGGCGCCCGAGCAGTCCAGCGCGGGCACGGGCTTCATCATCTCGGAGGACGGCTACATCCTGACCAACCAGCACGTCGTGGGCAACGTGGGCGACAACCAGAAGATCACCGTCAAGATCTCGACGCCCGACTTCACGGGTGAGGTGCCGGCCCAGCTGATGGGCACCAGCTACAGCCTGGACCTGGCGGTGCTCAAGATCGACAAGCCCCGGGGCCTGGCCCGGCTCCCGGTGGTCAAGCTGGGTGACTCGGACCGTACCCGGCCCGGCGAGTGGGTCATCGCCATCGGCAACCCGTACGGGGAGCAGCTCGAGCACACCGTCACCGTCGGGGTCGTCAGCGCCAAGGGCCGCCAGATCCGGGTCTACGACCGGGACGCCGGCCGCTGGCGCCAGTACCAAAACCTGCTGCAGACCGACGCCGCCATCAACCCCGGCAACTCGGGCGGGCCCCTGGTCAACATCGCCGGCGAGGTCATCGGCATCAACACGGCCGTCAACGCGCAAGGTCAAAACATCGGCTTCGCCATCCCCATCAACGAGGCCAAGCAGGTCCTGGAGGGCCTCATCGCCCAGGCCGGCCAGCCGCAGCGCCGTCCCTACATGGGCGTCCTGCTGGAGGACATCGACAGCCGGCTGGCTCGCTACCTCGGGCTGCCCGACACCAACGGCGCCCTGATCAGCACGGTGGTGAGCGGGTCGCCGGCCGACAAGGCCGGGCTGCGGGTCTACGACGTCATCCGGCGGATGGGCCAGCGAGAGATCAAGACCGCCGACGACGTCATCACCGAGCTCGACCGCTACAAGCCCGGCGACGAGGTGCTGCTCCAGGTCTTCCGAAACGGGCGCACCGTGACGGTGGTCCTGACGCTGGGCGAGCGGCCTGCCAACAGTTGA
- a CDS encoding glycoside hydrolase family 10 protein: protein MSARMGGGRLLAALGSIAILTLAAVVGDVSWSHPAAATAAPLPALSPAAPEPAWQLRGIWIDNGYLARLDGRPGVARLMDQLVAAGFNAVFVESLYRGYTLYPGPYQDGRFAAWGEDPLRVVVEEARARGLSVHAWMWMLGAAIHAGLSPLLEAHPQWADRSASGDLFAAGGSRMAWLDPSRPEVRRWLGGEAARLATAYGLDGIHLDYIRYNDELRDPFGYSEHAQAAFRDATGIDVGGRSPSELRPDESDAWKRWREAQVTAVVRAVRDAVEAAAPDVILSAAVLPERRQARLMHLQDWVSWLADGLVDLAIPMAYTSSTANLRDLLASVSGELEELAPWRSPDRLRARVVPGLALFATRPDTLLEQMGLVRGFGFGGVVLFSTSYLSLPFREALAAGPFAGPAEPPARLRHEMAALPGLPPQAMPAPEVAPAPAGPPPGANLARTASVAVDSSFRGYSPAPLNDGRRNDVPEVGRWAEAAWASAERASDHWIELRWATDQTISQVDIYWALDRGRLYPSSRLRVEVWLDQEQRWQTVWAYEAEPSDRVARTSVTFVPVTTRALRLYQPAGGGALGRPDLMWVAEVEVYGPAASHGLAPADGPR, encoded by the coding sequence GTGAGCGCACGCATGGGAGGTGGTCGCCTCCTGGCGGCCCTTGGCTCCATCGCGATCCTGACGCTGGCTGCCGTCGTCGGAGACGTGTCGTGGTCGCATCCCGCGGCCGCGACGGCGGCGCCCCTCCCGGCCCTGTCGCCGGCCGCGCCGGAGCCGGCGTGGCAGCTGCGCGGCATCTGGATCGACAACGGCTACCTCGCCCGCCTCGACGGGCGCCCGGGAGTCGCCCGGCTGATGGATCAGCTGGTGGCCGCGGGCTTCAACGCGGTCTTCGTGGAGAGCCTCTACCGCGGCTACACCCTCTACCCCGGACCGTATCAGGACGGCCGGTTCGCGGCCTGGGGCGAGGATCCGCTGAGAGTCGTGGTCGAGGAGGCACGGGCGAGGGGGCTGTCGGTGCACGCCTGGATGTGGATGCTGGGGGCGGCCATCCACGCCGGGCTGAGCCCCCTGCTGGAGGCCCACCCCCAATGGGCCGACCGCAGCGCCTCGGGCGACCTCTTCGCCGCCGGTGGATCCCGGATGGCCTGGCTGGACCCCTCGCGTCCCGAGGTGCGCCGGTGGCTGGGGGGCGAGGCGGCCCGCCTGGCCACTGCCTACGGGCTCGACGGGATCCACCTCGACTACATCCGTTACAACGACGAGCTGCGCGATCCCTTCGGCTACTCCGAGCACGCGCAGGCGGCCTTTCGCGACGCCACGGGCATCGATGTCGGCGGGAGGAGCCCCTCGGAGCTCCGGCCTGATGAGTCGGACGCCTGGAAGCGGTGGCGCGAGGCGCAGGTGACCGCGGTGGTGCGAGCGGTGCGGGACGCCGTGGAGGCCGCCGCACCCGACGTCATCCTGTCGGCCGCCGTGCTGCCCGAGCGCCGCCAGGCCCGCCTCATGCACCTGCAGGACTGGGTCTCGTGGCTGGCTGACGGGCTCGTCGACCTGGCCATCCCCATGGCCTACACCTCGTCGACGGCCAACCTGCGCGACCTGCTGGCCTCGGTCTCCGGCGAGCTCGAGGAGCTGGCCCCCTGGCGGTCGCCCGACCGCCTCCGCGCACGCGTCGTGCCGGGGCTCGCCCTGTTCGCAACGCGGCCCGACACCCTGCTGGAGCAGATGGGGCTGGTGCGAGGCTTCGGCTTCGGAGGGGTGGTGCTCTTCAGCACCTCGTATCTGAGCCTGCCCTTCCGGGAAGCCCTGGCCGCGGGTCCCTTCGCCGGGCCGGCCGAGCCCCCGGCCCGGCTTCGCCACGAAATGGCCGCCCTGCCCGGGCTCCCACCCCAGGCCATGCCGGCGCCGGAGGTGGCGCCGGCGCCCGCCGGCCCACCGCCGGGTGCCAACCTGGCCAGGACGGCCTCGGTTGCCGTCGACTCGTCGTTTAGGGGCTACTCGCCCGCTCCCCTCAACGACGGCCGGCGCAACGACGTGCCGGAGGTGGGGCGATGGGCGGAGGCGGCGTGGGCATCGGCCGAGCGCGCCAGCGACCACTGGATCGAGCTCCGGTGGGCCACCGACCAGACCATCTCCCAGGTGGACATCTACTGGGCGCTGGACCGCGGCCGCCTCTACCCTTCGAGCCGGCTGCGGGTCGAGGTCTGGCTGGACCAGGAGCAGCGGTGGCAGACGGTCTGGGCTTACGAAGCCGAGCCCTCCGACCGCGTCGCCCGCACCTCCGTCACCTTCGTGCCCGTCACCACCCGGGCTTTGCGCCTGTATCAGCCGGCCGGCGGTGGCGCGCTCGGACGGCCGGACCTGATGTGGGTGGCCGAGGTGGAGGTATACGGGCCCGCGGCCTCGCATGGGCTAGCTCCGGCCGACGGCCCACGATAG
- a CDS encoding cysteine hydrolase family protein has product MPARTIELPEPLPVAERVEVDPDRTALVVVDMQNDFCRPEGRLYVPDAPATIPAIQRLLAMARQHHMPVFFTQDWHAPGDPEFAIWGEHAVAGTWGARIVDELEPLASERVVQKVRYDAFYGTSLDHELRLAGADTLVICGTVANICVHYTAASAALRWYKVVIPIDAVSALTPFDMEAALRQVAFLFKGLITRSDAIVAHASP; this is encoded by the coding sequence ATGCCCGCCCGGACCATCGAGCTGCCCGAGCCCCTGCCGGTCGCCGAGAGGGTGGAGGTGGACCCGGATCGCACGGCGCTCGTCGTCGTCGACATGCAAAACGACTTCTGCCGCCCCGAGGGCCGCCTCTACGTGCCCGACGCACCCGCCACCATCCCGGCCATCCAGCGGCTGCTGGCCATGGCCCGCCAGCACCACATGCCGGTCTTCTTCACCCAGGACTGGCACGCCCCCGGCGACCCGGAGTTCGCCATATGGGGCGAGCACGCCGTGGCCGGCACCTGGGGGGCCCGGATCGTCGACGAGCTGGAGCCGCTGGCGTCCGAGCGGGTCGTGCAGAAGGTCCGATACGACGCCTTCTACGGCACGAGCCTGGACCACGAGCTGCGACTGGCCGGCGCCGACACCCTCGTCATCTGCGGCACCGTGGCCAACATCTGCGTCCACTACACGGCAGCCAGCGCCGCCCTGCGCTGGTACAAGGTGGTCATCCCCATCGACGCCGTCTCGGCGCTGACGCCCTTCGACATGGAGGCCGCGCTGCGCCAGGTCGCCTTCCTCTTCAAGGGACTGATCACCCGCTCCGACGCCATCGTCGCCCACGCGTCGCCCTGA